In Strigops habroptila isolate Jane chromosome 4, bStrHab1.2.pri, whole genome shotgun sequence, a single genomic region encodes these proteins:
- the SDHAF2 gene encoding LOW QUALITY PROTEIN: succinate dehydrogenase assembly factor 2, mitochondrial (The sequence of the model RefSeq protein was modified relative to this genomic sequence to represent the inferred CDS: inserted 1 base in 1 codon) codes for MAAARLCSLPTWALCRRRLRPVTLQRGYRGDSPPESGKDLLEIPLPPWQERPDEPLETKRARLLYESRKRGMLENCILLSLFAKENLHHMSEHQLNLYDRLINEPXNDWDIYYWATEAKPTPVEFESEVMAKLREFAKNKKREQRLRQPDLEYLFEHPHSQQ; via the exons ctctgctccctgcccacGTGGGCTCTGTGCCGGCGGCGCCTGCGCCCGGTGACGCTGCAGCGCGGCTACCGAGGGGATTCCCCGCCGGAATCCGGGAAGGATTTGCTGGAGATCCCGTTGCCCCCCTGGCAGGAGCGTCCGGATGAGCCTCTGGAGACCAAGAGAGCCCGGCTGCTGTACGAGAGCCGCAAGAGGGGGATGCTGGAGAACTGCATCCTGCTCAG CCTCTTTGCAAAGGAGAACCTGCACCACATGAGCGAGCACCAGCTGAACCTTTACGACCGCCTCATCAACGAGC GTAACGACTGGGACATCTACTACTGGGCCACAG AAGCAAAGCCCACACCGGTGGAGTTTGAGAGCGAGGTGATGGCCAAGCTGCGGGAGTTCGCCAAGAACAagaagagggagcagaggctgcGGCAACCGGACCTGGAATACCTCTTTGAGCACCCCCACTCACaacagtga